A stretch of the Desulfobaculum bizertense DSM 18034 genome encodes the following:
- a CDS encoding pyruvate carboxylase, with amino-acid sequence MSGKNTRETSFAEVLEKVRGKRILVANRGIPARRIARSIREMYGAIPVMTATEQDKTSPASSGVQELLLLGDNPRAYLDIDTIIRKAKAKGIIAIHPGWGFAAEDDTFPEKCRKAGIEFLGPNSEPMRILGNKVQVRELAKKLGVPVVPGSDAAVSIPEAREVAKEIGYPIMLKAEGGGGGRGIYEVYKKEQLEDAFSKASAMAQASFGNPRLYVERLLTSVRHIEIQVLSDKYGNAFAFDERDCTVQRNHQKLIEITPSPWPGMTEELRSRLKEYARRLVLGADYHSLATVEFLVDAQGTPYLIEANTRLQVEHGITECRYGVDLVEEQIAIAFGARLRFSEESTRPLNHAMQVRVNCEDPQNNFAPNSGLITRYVSPGGPGVRIDSCVCAGYEFPSQYDSAASLLVAYGKSWKKTLRVMERALREYRIGGVKTTLPFHFEIIKNRQFRDGVYDTNFIAKNPELMNYRYQEGEAHRLSRLIAEISAKGFNPYVQLGEYRGKKDKRIGGFTPVRPSSDVAEFESPYPRGDRKAVLDFLRDSDYVHFTDTTTRDQTQSNTGNRFRLAEDELIGPYLDNCGFFSLENGGGAHFHVAMLANMTYPFTEAERWNQFAPKSLKQILIRSTNVLGYKPQPRNLMRRTGELINQHYDVIRCFDFLNHVENMRPFAEVALSSESNIFEPALSLSYAKGFTVEHYLGAVEEILGLVRQVAGVSSKQAEKMIILGLKDMAGVCPPRFMRKLVGAIRKAHPDLVLHYHRHYTDGLFVPAVGAAAEAGAHIVDTALGASVRWYGQGEVLSTAAYLEDELGLKTNLNKDMIRSCNFMLKQIMPYYDRYTAPYFQGVDYDVVEHGMPGGATSSSQEGAMKQGYIHLLPYMLKFLAGTRKIVRYHDVTPGSQITWNTAFLAVTGAYKRGGEREVQELLDVLEFVVNTPENEMPEAMKTARLALYRDSNDAFRDLLMGKFGRMPLGFPPNWVYESAFGSDYVCALENRSENSPLETLAEIDLDAERQELASRLRREPSEEEFVMYLNHPGDALKTIEFAETFGDCNRVPLDVWFEGLEVGRELMFEDTNRKPHCMTILHMSEPDDQGVSIVRYSLDSEFFSTEIKVAEAKGTVRDDFEKADPDNAMQIGAPSNGDLWIMYVKPGDIVEQGEELFNISIMKQEKAVLSPMKGVVKRVLKFADFQHDRKMVPVRGGELLVELGPIPHTCPTCRHIILKDDFVFCPACGQKLQ; translated from the coding sequence TTGTCAGGGAAGAACACGCGAGAAACCTCCTTCGCAGAGGTTCTGGAAAAAGTCCGAGGCAAGCGTATTCTTGTCGCAAACCGTGGTATCCCAGCCCGTCGAATTGCCCGTTCTATCCGAGAGATGTACGGCGCAATCCCCGTCATGACAGCAACAGAGCAGGACAAGACCTCTCCCGCCTCGTCGGGTGTTCAGGAACTTCTCCTGCTTGGGGATAATCCGCGCGCGTATCTCGATATTGATACCATCATCCGAAAAGCGAAAGCAAAAGGCATCATTGCCATTCATCCCGGCTGGGGCTTTGCCGCAGAGGATGACACCTTCCCTGAAAAGTGTCGCAAGGCTGGAATTGAATTTCTTGGCCCGAATTCTGAGCCGATGCGCATTCTGGGCAATAAGGTTCAGGTGCGAGAGCTTGCCAAAAAGCTTGGCGTACCTGTCGTTCCTGGTTCTGATGCGGCAGTGAGCATTCCCGAAGCCCGCGAAGTCGCCAAAGAAATTGGCTACCCGATTATGCTTAAGGCAGAGGGTGGCGGCGGTGGCCGTGGCATCTATGAAGTCTACAAGAAAGAACAGCTTGAAGATGCTTTTTCCAAGGCTTCTGCAATGGCTCAGGCCTCCTTTGGCAATCCTCGCCTCTATGTTGAGCGCCTGCTGACGAGCGTTCGCCACATCGAAATTCAGGTCCTTTCCGATAAATACGGCAATGCCTTTGCTTTTGATGAGCGCGACTGTACCGTTCAGCGTAACCACCAGAAGCTGATTGAAATCACGCCGTCTCCATGGCCGGGAATGACCGAAGAGCTGCGATCCCGCCTGAAGGAGTACGCCCGCCGTCTCGTTTTGGGCGCAGACTACCATTCTCTCGCAACGGTTGAGTTCCTTGTCGATGCGCAGGGTACACCGTACCTCATCGAAGCCAATACCCGACTTCAGGTAGAGCATGGCATTACTGAATGCCGCTACGGTGTCGATTTGGTTGAGGAGCAGATTGCTATTGCTTTTGGCGCTCGCCTTCGTTTTTCCGAGGAGTCAACTCGTCCGCTGAACCATGCTATGCAGGTTCGCGTTAACTGCGAAGATCCCCAGAATAATTTTGCACCAAACTCCGGGCTGATTACTCGATACGTGTCTCCTGGTGGCCCTGGTGTACGAATCGACTCCTGTGTGTGCGCAGGCTACGAATTTCCTTCACAGTACGACTCCGCAGCCAGTTTGCTGGTTGCATATGGCAAGTCATGGAAAAAGACGCTTCGTGTTATGGAGCGTGCCCTTCGCGAGTACCGCATTGGTGGCGTGAAGACGACCTTGCCGTTCCATTTTGAGATTATCAAAAATCGCCAGTTCCGAGATGGTGTGTATGACACCAACTTTATCGCAAAGAATCCTGAGCTGATGAATTATCGCTATCAGGAAGGTGAGGCTCATCGCCTGTCCCGCCTGATTGCAGAAATTTCTGCCAAGGGCTTTAACCCATATGTGCAGCTCGGAGAATACCGAGGCAAGAAAGACAAGCGCATTGGCGGATTTACTCCTGTTCGTCCGTCCAGTGATGTTGCAGAATTCGAATCGCCGTATCCGCGTGGCGATCGTAAGGCTGTCTTGGATTTCCTGCGTGATAGCGACTACGTCCATTTCACGGATACCACGACTCGCGACCAGACCCAGTCCAATACTGGCAACCGTTTTCGCCTTGCAGAAGACGAGTTGATTGGACCATACTTGGATAACTGTGGGTTCTTTTCGCTGGAGAATGGCGGTGGGGCGCATTTCCATGTCGCTATGCTGGCAAACATGACGTATCCGTTCACAGAAGCAGAACGGTGGAATCAGTTTGCTCCCAAGTCACTCAAGCAGATTCTTATCCGCTCGACCAATGTGCTTGGATACAAGCCGCAGCCGCGTAATCTCATGCGTCGTACTGGCGAACTCATTAACCAGCACTATGACGTTATCCGCTGTTTTGATTTCCTGAATCATGTTGAAAACATGCGACCTTTTGCAGAGGTTGCTCTTTCTTCTGAGTCCAACATTTTTGAACCTGCTTTATCCCTTTCTTATGCAAAGGGCTTCACTGTTGAGCACTACCTCGGTGCGGTCGAAGAGATTCTTGGACTGGTCCGACAGGTTGCAGGAGTGAGCAGTAAGCAGGCAGAGAAGATGATTATTCTTGGTCTGAAAGATATGGCAGGTGTGTGTCCGCCCCGCTTTATGCGGAAACTGGTGGGTGCTATCCGTAAGGCACATCCCGATCTGGTGCTTCATTACCACCGTCACTACACAGATGGCTTGTTTGTTCCGGCTGTGGGAGCCGCAGCAGAAGCAGGGGCGCATATCGTTGATACGGCGCTTGGTGCGAGTGTTCGCTGGTATGGGCAGGGTGAAGTTCTCTCCACCGCAGCGTACCTTGAGGATGAGCTGGGCCTGAAGACCAATTTGAATAAGGATATGATTCGTTCCTGCAACTTTATGCTGAAGCAGATCATGCCGTATTATGACCGCTATACCGCACCATATTTCCAGGGTGTGGATTATGATGTGGTCGAGCACGGTATGCCGGGTGGTGCAACGTCCTCGTCCCAGGAAGGCGCCATGAAGCAGGGCTATATTCACCTGTTGCCCTACATGCTGAAGTTCCTTGCAGGAACCAGAAAGATTGTCCGTTACCACGATGTGACTCCCGGTTCTCAGATTACGTGGAATACTGCATTCCTCGCTGTGACAGGAGCGTACAAGCGTGGTGGTGAACGAGAAGTTCAGGAGCTGCTCGATGTTCTGGAATTTGTGGTAAACACACCAGAAAACGAGATGCCGGAAGCTATGAAAACGGCTCGTCTTGCCCTGTACCGAGATTCCAATGACGCATTCCGTGACTTGCTGATGGGTAAGTTTGGCAGAATGCCTCTTGGGTTCCCGCCGAACTGGGTTTACGAGAGTGCGTTTGGTTCTGACTATGTGTGTGCTCTTGAAAATCGCAGTGAGAATTCTCCGCTTGAAACTCTGGCAGAGATTGATCTTGATGCTGAGCGTCAGGAGCTGGCAAGCCGCCTGCGCCGCGAGCCGTCCGAAGAAGAATTTGTTATGTATCTGAACCATCCCGGTGATGCCCTCAAGACCATTGAGTTTGCTGAGACCTTTGGTGATTGCAACAGGGTGCCGCTGGATGTGTGGTTCGAAGGCCTCGAAGTTGGCCGTGAGCTGATGTTCGAAGATACGAACAGGAAGCCGCATTGCATGACAATTCTGCACATGTCTGAGCCTGACGATCAGGGTGTATCTATTGTTCGGTACTCTCTTGATTCTGAGTTCTTTAGCACCGAGATCAAGGTTGCTGAGGCCAAGGGCACAGTCCGTGATGATTTTGAAAAAGCAGATCCTGACAACGCAATGCAGATTGGCGCCCCGTCCAATGGTGACCTCTGGATTATGTATGTGAAGCCCGGCGACATTGTGGAGCAGGGCGAGGAACTGTTCAATATCTCGATCATGAAGCAGGAAAAAGCGGTGCTGTCGCCCATGAAGGGTGTCGTCAAGCGCGTACTCAAGTTTGCTGACTTCCAGCACGACCGAAAAATGGTTCCCGTACGCGGAGGGGAGCTTTTGGTCGAACTTGGGCCAATTCCGCATACCTGCCCAACATGTCGACACATTATCCTTAAGGATGACTTTGTTTTTTGTCCTGCCTGTGGACAAAAACTCCAGTAA
- a CDS encoding biotin--[acetyl-CoA-carboxylase] ligase, which translates to MSNCPEIFLYEGEQEKDIEKLTLEELSAIHPVWKTDCEKFAPWKSDSHGVWYAKAQEGAPVIVSAQCNSSLDLVKSFAEQGRLPEWGAVLAVSQRSGRGQLRRHWVSPVGNIYAAWYLPRFAPEWDAVLPLVLGVLCAETFKEYGIPVQVKWPNDLLVYGKKIGGILIEERGEKVYAGIGINLVSAPEDAEIRESWSPKALSLQKYDGVPGPLSVWLQLVNRAECWYKSTFCSPEVRNFLEYASQNMAYMEQEVLVHDSNGEYRATVLGLAEDGGLILLRSGKRHVLYTGSISPA; encoded by the coding sequence ATGAGCAACTGCCCGGAAATCTTTCTGTATGAAGGTGAGCAGGAAAAAGATATTGAGAAGCTTACCTTAGAAGAACTCTCTGCTATACATCCTGTATGGAAAACTGATTGTGAAAAATTTGCTCCGTGGAAGAGCGATTCACACGGAGTGTGGTATGCAAAAGCGCAGGAGGGTGCTCCTGTCATTGTGTCTGCACAATGCAATTCCAGTTTAGACCTTGTGAAATCCTTTGCGGAACAGGGAAGGCTCCCGGAGTGGGGGGCTGTTCTTGCTGTGAGCCAACGTTCTGGCCGGGGGCAACTCCGCCGACACTGGGTTTCTCCGGTTGGGAATATTTATGCAGCATGGTATCTGCCTCGTTTTGCTCCAGAATGGGATGCAGTATTGCCTTTGGTACTTGGAGTTTTGTGTGCAGAGACCTTCAAAGAGTATGGAATTCCGGTGCAGGTAAAGTGGCCGAACGATCTTCTTGTGTATGGTAAGAAGATTGGTGGCATTCTCATCGAGGAGCGAGGGGAAAAGGTGTATGCTGGAATTGGCATTAACCTTGTTTCGGCTCCAGAAGATGCAGAAATTCGTGAAAGCTGGTCCCCAAAAGCCTTGTCATTGCAAAAATATGACGGTGTGCCGGGCCCTCTTAGCGTTTGGTTGCAACTTGTGAATCGTGCTGAATGCTGGTACAAGTCCACGTTCTGCTCCCCAGAAGTTCGCAATTTTCTGGAGTATGCCTCGCAAAATATGGCATATATGGAACAGGAAGTTCTCGTCCACGATTCGAACGGCGAGTATCGAGCCACAGTGCTTGGGCTTGCCGAGGATGGGGGACTTATTCTTCTTCGCTCCGGAAAGAGGCATGTCCTCTATACTGGAAGCATATCTCCGGCCTAA
- a CDS encoding glycosyltransferase family 4 protein, whose protein sequence is MESSRIWASLDPFFESGGIMGRSVANANFLQALLQADPFDQYHFFLSRKQDREHVQRIIAELFPDSISAKLRFFPRMALPQQLADVPYHCFHLSDCVDSPAFLAAVRNRYSRQIFPITGPTHSLSYQRFMSSFSSHLWEGTTARDCVVATSRTAIGVMNRFYDELARSFSYEGPRPAVERIPLGVDTEAYRPASLKEQQGARESCGLAEGQKMVLIFARLSHYSKMDILPVFRALQRMRQQGEDLSCLTLCVAGWNDGDARFATILASFAKALGVRWRLEDSPSDQRKKELFWAADIFLSPVDNVQETFGLTLLEAGAMGKPVIASAYNGYRDLVEDGVTGLLVPTAGPAYTEDIDVMAPLLGDSESHLMMAQRTVVDVEALAFALSSLLRSPELCQRMGRAARQRVEANFSWQQVIQQHCLLWDSLWQRPVQDSPAFQHPYMLPYARIFADYTTQDCAPDDFFRWTFVGEALYRGKENFTVYAALESFITEDRLKRLLFFVRKPLMYSALCSRLASALALTSGSAESLVLWAYKHGFIERVVGREELGASPSP, encoded by the coding sequence ATGGAATCTTCTCGCATTTGGGCAAGTCTTGACCCCTTTTTTGAATCCGGTGGCATCATGGGCCGCAGTGTCGCGAATGCAAATTTTTTGCAGGCGCTTCTTCAGGCTGACCCTTTTGACCAGTATCATTTCTTTTTGTCTCGAAAGCAGGACCGTGAGCATGTTCAGAGAATAATTGCAGAATTATTCCCGGATTCCATCTCTGCAAAGCTTCGGTTTTTCCCTCGTATGGCTTTGCCTCAGCAACTCGCAGATGTTCCATATCATTGTTTTCATCTCTCGGACTGTGTGGATTCGCCCGCCTTTCTTGCTGCGGTCCGTAATAGGTATTCCCGGCAGATTTTTCCCATCACGGGTCCGACGCATTCTTTGAGTTATCAGCGTTTTATGAGTTCGTTTTCATCGCATCTTTGGGAAGGAACCACGGCTCGTGACTGTGTGGTTGCGACATCCCGCACTGCGATTGGAGTCATGAATCGTTTTTATGACGAACTGGCGCGAAGTTTTTCCTATGAAGGACCTCGTCCCGCTGTTGAGCGCATCCCTCTTGGTGTGGACACGGAAGCGTATCGGCCTGCCTCTCTTAAAGAGCAGCAGGGAGCGAGGGAGAGTTGTGGACTTGCAGAAGGGCAGAAGATGGTGCTGATTTTTGCCCGTTTATCACATTATTCCAAGATGGATATTTTACCCGTATTTCGGGCATTACAGCGTATGCGGCAGCAGGGGGAAGACCTCTCATGTCTGACTTTGTGTGTCGCAGGCTGGAATGATGGAGATGCCCGTTTCGCGACGATACTTGCTTCTTTTGCCAAGGCATTGGGTGTTCGGTGGCGTCTTGAGGACAGTCCCTCAGATCAGCGGAAGAAGGAGCTGTTTTGGGCTGCGGATATTTTTCTGTCTCCTGTGGATAATGTTCAGGAGACGTTTGGGCTGACGCTTCTTGAGGCTGGTGCGATGGGAAAGCCCGTGATTGCCTCTGCATATAATGGGTATCGCGATCTTGTTGAGGATGGAGTGACAGGGCTTTTGGTGCCGACTGCTGGTCCCGCCTACACTGAGGACATTGATGTTATGGCCCCCCTTCTCGGTGACTCTGAGTCGCATCTTATGATGGCGCAGCGGACCGTTGTTGACGTTGAAGCGCTTGCGTTTGCGTTGAGTTCCCTTTTGCGTTCTCCTGAGCTGTGTCAGCGCATGGGGCGTGCTGCGCGGCAGCGGGTGGAAGCCAATTTTTCGTGGCAGCAGGTCATTCAGCAGCATTGTCTGTTATGGGATTCTTTATGGCAGCGTCCTGTACAGGATTCACCCGCTTTTCAGCATCCATACATGCTTCCATATGCTCGTATCTTTGCCGACTACACCACGCAGGACTGTGCTCCGGATGATTTTTTCCGGTGGACGTTTGTTGGGGAGGCGCTTTATCGCGGCAAAGAAAATTTTACCGTATATGCAGCTCTTGAATCTTTCATCACAGAAGATCGTCTCAAGCGGCTCCTCTTTTTTGTTCGCAAGCCCCTTATGTACAGCGCTCTTTGTTCGCGCCTTGCCTCTGCGTTGGCTCTTACTTCCGGCAGTGCCGAGTCTCTCGTGTTATGGGCATACAAGCATGGATTTATCGAAAGAGTAGTTGGGAGGGAGGAGTTGGGGGCCAGCCCCAGCCCGTGA
- a CDS encoding sensor domain-containing diguanylate cyclase: MQEKQPKLLLGLGLNDFDRKTIEGAVGHDFALKNVKPEHLSTDQELPSPEASFVTWIPVEIWDKLTETQRKKIMHWETVQKILLLGNSARSHPHPEQYLEMGFLAVLSTPLKAPAIRQALEKAREVKDIYEDILRMTQEISLDREVLARKNAYLEFLNRVMSHAAESLNPATIITQAWQDLNTLFDVSAAQCIFWHPNGDRMDAELFLALHENNQVQEEWTELLLQAAREKTGTRIRSYQLSLMLGPEAGKPIDVDPKPLSPSAGYVSLLPLKAGGSAFGCLALLTPELLRLGKEQRDVLHSAVNHIALALKNALLFREVKIRADHDGLTRIYNRQYFDRRLTEELERVHRYDQDLSILLMDIDHFKNTNDSYGHQAGDKVLKKIGALLLDGLRSTDFPSRYGGEEFAILLPHTNKDQAWKLAERIRQQIEALYFRQQGACFSVTVSIGVAHLDPQNSPKNMDLLFEADQALYLAKAMGRNMVCGSDSMPKNQTIRQAIS, translated from the coding sequence ATGCAAGAAAAACAGCCAAAATTGCTTTTGGGCCTGGGCCTCAATGACTTTGACCGCAAGACTATCGAGGGGGCGGTAGGTCATGATTTTGCCCTGAAAAACGTCAAGCCCGAACACCTGAGCACAGATCAGGAGCTGCCTTCACCAGAGGCTTCGTTTGTTACATGGATTCCGGTCGAGATTTGGGACAAGCTCACAGAGACACAACGAAAAAAAATTATGCACTGGGAAACCGTGCAAAAGATACTGCTTCTGGGAAACTCCGCACGCTCGCATCCGCACCCAGAGCAATACCTCGAAATGGGCTTCCTCGCCGTCCTGAGCACGCCACTCAAGGCTCCGGCAATTCGCCAAGCATTAGAAAAGGCTCGGGAAGTCAAAGATATTTATGAAGACATTCTGCGCATGACACAGGAAATTTCGCTCGATCGAGAAGTGCTGGCGCGCAAAAATGCGTACCTCGAATTCCTGAACAGAGTCATGAGCCACGCGGCAGAAAGCCTGAATCCGGCAACTATCATTACTCAGGCATGGCAGGATCTGAATACACTTTTCGATGTCAGCGCGGCACAGTGCATTTTCTGGCACCCTAACGGGGACAGGATGGATGCCGAGCTGTTCCTAGCCCTGCATGAAAACAATCAGGTTCAGGAAGAATGGACAGAACTTCTCCTCCAGGCGGCGAGAGAAAAGACAGGGACGCGAATCCGAAGCTATCAGCTCTCGCTTATGCTGGGACCTGAGGCAGGAAAACCTATAGACGTCGACCCCAAACCTCTGTCTCCATCTGCGGGTTATGTTTCGCTCCTGCCGCTCAAAGCAGGTGGTAGCGCTTTTGGCTGCCTTGCCCTGCTCACTCCAGAGTTACTCAGACTCGGCAAAGAACAGCGAGACGTTCTACACTCTGCGGTGAATCACATAGCGCTGGCACTCAAAAATGCGTTGTTATTTCGGGAAGTCAAAATCCGGGCAGATCACGATGGTCTAACACGCATCTACAATCGTCAATATTTTGACAGACGACTCACAGAAGAACTTGAAAGAGTCCACAGATACGATCAAGACCTTTCTATCCTTTTAATGGATATAGACCATTTCAAGAATACGAATGACAGCTATGGACACCAAGCTGGGGACAAGGTTTTAAAGAAAATTGGCGCTCTGCTTTTGGATGGATTGCGCTCAACAGACTTCCCCTCACGATATGGAGGAGAGGAATTTGCGATTCTTTTACCGCACACCAACAAGGATCAGGCATGGAAACTTGCGGAACGAATCCGCCAGCAGATTGAAGCGCTGTATTTCCGTCAACAGGGAGCATGCTTCTCTGTGACTGTCAGCATTGGTGTTGCGCATCTGGACCCTCAGAATAGTCCTAAAAACATGGATCTGCTCTTTGAAGCTGACCAGGCGCTGTATCTTGCCAAAGCAATGGGGCGCAATATGGTTTGCGGCAGTGATTCCATGCCCAAAAATCAGACGATTCGTCAGGCAATTTCTTAA